From Centroberyx gerrardi isolate f3 chromosome 15, fCenGer3.hap1.cur.20231027, whole genome shotgun sequence:
tagctagcaagctgCGTAACTCGCCTAATATTAGTTACCTATAACTATGATGAGTGGTAAAACAAGTACGATTGTCGCTGGGGTGTGCGGGGCCCTTTTCATCgcatactgtatttattttgacAGAAAACGACGGAGTGATCCAGACTTCAAGAAGAAGCTACGTGAACGTAAGTGATGTCCgtttagcgttagcgttagttGTTCagccagagggaggagaggaagctccCGCACTAGCAGTCCAGCAAAGCAACCATGTGGCGAGCTAACGATACGTGCACGTTATACCAAGAAGACTCACTCTGTATTTACAGGGTTAGATTGAAAACAGTCTCATTTTTTCAGCTGCACAGAGCGTGaagactgtaactgtaacttgATTTGGCCACAGCACTCACGAGCAGGCTTTGTTTTAAAGCAGGAGAAATAACTTCTGGAGGAGCGAGCTCAAGCTAACTGCTAACTTTCAGCCACATGTCTGTCGCGTTCCACTAAGGCAAATTAGAAATGCTAACAAAGTCTAAATCCACTTTTGTGACACAGGCAGGAGCAAGCACAATGTTTCTAAAGAGAAGGCTGGACTGGCAAAGGTAaggcaaatggaaaaaataattcacaTTTCAGATGTGTTGTACACGTGGGACCTAAATGTGCATTTCTGACAATGTCTTCATTGACTTTGAAGCTGCCTGACTTGAAGGACGCGGAGGCTGTACAGAAATTCTTTCTGGAGGAAATCCAACTGGGAGAGGAACTCCTTTCACAAGGTTGGCCAAATTTATGCAATCTTTATACATGCATTACATATGAGCATGATGGACACACACGACATACAGAAAGTCTAGAACTCAATGTAgtgacatttttgtttcatGTCATACTGCCTACCTGAAA
This genomic window contains:
- the tomm20a gene encoding translocase of outer mitochondrial membrane 20, which gives rise to MMSGKTSTIVAGVCGALFIAYCIYFDRKRRSDPDFKKKLRERRSKHNVSKEKAGLAKLPDLKDAEAVQKFFLEEIQLGEELLSQGVYEKGVDHLTNAIAVCGQPQQLLQVLQQTLPPPVFQMLLTKLPTISQRILTSQSLTEDDVE